In one window of Candidatus Zixiibacteriota bacterium DNA:
- a CDS encoding GNAT family N-acetyltransferase/peptidase C39 family protein: MTSETLIREAVSGDLERLVELEEKAFKSDRFKKRQFRYLLKKGRCSIFILEYQKQVAGMAIMLWRKKVSVGRLYDIIIDPVFQGKGLAKLLLEKCELEAVRKKRRGISLEVRTDNRAAIVFYEKHGYRTLVTIKDYYSDHSPALKMLKDLNPWSPAEMKLKVPYYAQTEEFSCGPACLMMAFKYFKPEPGLGRLHEMILWKEATLIYMTSGFGGTGPFGLALAAKRRGFPVKVIMSREQTPFFSSVRNPEKRKVIRLIHKDFRAKAETYGVMVDYHNFSFDEIVEEMKKGWLPIVLISTYHLHGDRAPHWVVITGYDAENVYFHDPYEKFYEDEKDLARNVKIPLAEFRQMRRYGRDLYKSVLFIGPPEGKPTAAMDGTDLSLVKTS; the protein is encoded by the coding sequence ATGACATCCGAGACATTGATCCGCGAGGCTGTTTCCGGCGATCTCGAACGCCTGGTCGAGCTGGAAGAAAAGGCTTTTAAAAGCGACCGGTTTAAAAAACGGCAATTCCGATATTTGCTGAAAAAAGGGCGGTGTTCGATTTTTATCCTGGAGTATCAGAAACAGGTGGCCGGGATGGCTATTATGCTCTGGCGAAAGAAAGTTTCGGTGGGGAGGCTGTACGATATTATCATCGACCCGGTCTTTCAGGGAAAGGGCCTGGCCAAATTGCTTCTGGAGAAATGCGAGCTGGAAGCGGTCAGGAAAAAGCGGCGGGGGATATCGCTGGAGGTCCGGACGGATAATAGGGCGGCCATAGTCTTTTATGAAAAGCACGGTTACCGGACATTGGTGACAATCAAGGATTATTATTCGGATCACAGCCCGGCATTGAAGATGCTCAAAGATTTGAATCCGTGGTCCCCGGCGGAGATGAAACTCAAGGTGCCGTACTATGCTCAGACCGAGGAATTTTCCTGCGGTCCGGCCTGCCTGATGATGGCCTTCAAATATTTCAAACCGGAACCGGGTCTGGGGCGTCTTCATGAGATGATTCTCTGGAAGGAAGCAACGCTGATTTATATGACCTCGGGTTTCGGGGGGACCGGCCCATTCGGTCTGGCGCTGGCCGCCAAACGGCGGGGGTTCCCGGTCAAGGTGATTATGTCCCGAGAGCAGACCCCGTTTTTCTCATCAGTAAGGAATCCCGAAAAGCGGAAAGTGATCCGGCTGATTCATAAGGATTTTCGGGCCAAGGCAGAAACTTACGGAGTTATGGTCGATTATCATAATTTCAGTTTTGATGAAATTGTCGAGGAGATGAAAAAAGGATGGCTGCCGATTGTCCTGATCAGCACCTACCACCTGCATGGCGACCGGGCTCCGCACTGGGTGGTGATTACCGGTTACGATGCCGAGAACGTTTATTTTCACGATCCGTATGAGAAGTTCTATGAAGACGAGAAAGATTTGGCCAGAAATGTGAAAATACCGCTGGCGGAATTCAGGCAGATGCGTCGCTATGGACGGGATTTGTATAAGAGTGTCCTTTTTATCGGTCCGCCCGAGGGCAAACCGACGGCGGCCATGGATGGTACCGATCTGAGTCTGGTGAAGACATCGTAG
- a CDS encoding DUF2250 domain-containing protein — MPRLKDDYILANCCNPEPGETIIGYYSHNNILKVHKADCANLKKADPERLVPLEWNDIIAPNEFQPDDDYHLLEEIDFKILQHHKIYGVDYSLKIAAMHHLTRQSVFDCHTRLREMKLLERVPELMMRYRKGIVDNKWIKHRNHTYYRLTDKGRDYLEFYLMTKE, encoded by the coding sequence ATGCCTCGACTCAAAGATGATTATATTCTGGCCAATTGCTGTAACCCCGAACCCGGCGAGACTATCATTGGTTATTACAGCCATAATAATATCCTCAAGGTCCACAAAGCGGATTGCGCCAACCTGAAAAAAGCCGATCCCGAGCGTCTGGTGCCACTGGAATGGAACGACATTATAGCTCCCAATGAGTTTCAGCCCGATGATGATTACCATCTTCTCGAGGAAATCGATTTCAAGATCCTTCAGCATCATAAAATTTACGGTGTCGACTATTCCCTTAAAATCGCCGCGATGCATCACCTGACCAGACAATCGGTCTTCGATTGCCATACCAGATTGCGGGAAATGAAACTACTCGAACGGGTGCCGGAATTGATGATGCGCTACCGCAAGGGAATCGTGGACAATAAATGGATCAAACACCGCAACCACACCTATTATCGCCTGACCGATAAAGGCCGCGATTATCTCGAATTTTATCTTATGACAAAGGAATAA
- the pckA gene encoding phosphoenolpyruvate carboxykinase (ATP) translates to MENKILLVYGITNVGVVHRNLPTPALYAESVRNREGFIAHLGPYVVRTGQHTGRSPKDRFIVKEPTSVSKIWWGKENRPFDPEKFDTLYYRILAYLQGKQLYVQDCYSGADTEYRMAVRIITETAWHSLFARNMFIRIHDRQMLKDFMPDFTVIHIPNFHAMPDLDGTNSESFVILNFEKKQVIIGGTAYAGEIKKAIFTVMNFFLPQKKVLSMHCSANMGNDGDTAIFFGLSGTGKTTLSTDPDRKLIGDDEHGWSDKGVFNFEGGCYAKVIRLSPEGEPEIYECTRKFGTILENVAIDIDTRRIDLNDSSLAENTRAAYPISHIGNSVLDGMGGHPNNIILLTADAFGVLPPVAKLSPEMTRKYFLIGYTAKVAGTEVGVTEPKATFSACFGAPFMALEPSVYANLLADKIKNHKVNCWLVNTGWINGPYGTGKRISIQHTRAIIRGILSGELKKAKLWKDEIFGLDLPKSCKDVPAEILNPANGWMSKEKYNREAGKLAETFEKVYLEFKKDDQTEQVAGIH, encoded by the coding sequence ATGGAAAATAAGATACTCTTAGTGTATGGAATCACCAATGTCGGTGTGGTTCACAGGAATTTGCCGACACCGGCTCTTTACGCTGAATCGGTAAGAAACAGGGAAGGATTTATCGCCCATCTGGGGCCCTATGTTGTCAGAACCGGTCAGCATACCGGCCGCTCCCCTAAAGATCGTTTTATTGTTAAAGAGCCGACCTCCGTGAGCAAAATTTGGTGGGGTAAGGAGAATCGTCCCTTTGATCCCGAAAAATTCGATACTTTGTACTATAGAATTCTTGCTTATCTGCAGGGCAAACAACTTTATGTTCAGGATTGCTATTCCGGGGCGGATACCGAATACCGCATGGCTGTCAGAATTATCACCGAAACCGCCTGGCACAGTCTTTTTGCACGTAATATGTTCATTCGTATTCACGATCGACAGATGCTGAAGGACTTCATGCCGGATTTCACGGTTATTCATATACCTAATTTCCATGCCATGCCGGATCTCGATGGCACCAATTCGGAGTCTTTCGTGATTCTCAATTTCGAAAAGAAACAGGTTATAATCGGCGGAACGGCTTATGCGGGCGAAATAAAAAAGGCCATCTTCACGGTTATGAATTTCTTCCTGCCGCAAAAGAAAGTTCTATCCATGCATTGTTCGGCCAACATGGGTAATGACGGTGACACTGCAATATTTTTCGGCCTGAGCGGAACCGGAAAAACCACTCTCTCGACCGACCCTGATCGCAAGTTGATCGGCGATGATGAACATGGTTGGAGTGATAAGGGTGTTTTCAATTTCGAGGGGGGCTGTTATGCCAAGGTTATCCGTCTTTCGCCCGAAGGTGAACCTGAGATTTACGAATGCACTCGCAAATTCGGAACGATTCTGGAAAACGTGGCCATTGATATCGACACCCGACGGATTGACCTCAACGACTCCAGTCTGGCTGAAAACACCCGGGCCGCTTATCCCATTTCGCATATCGGAAATTCCGTTCTTGATGGCATGGGAGGTCATCCCAACAACATCATCCTTCTGACCGCGGATGCCTTTGGCGTCCTGCCCCCGGTCGCAAAATTGAGTCCGGAAATGACCCGCAAATATTTTCTGATCGGTTACACTGCCAAGGTGGCTGGAACCGAAGTGGGCGTAACCGAGCCTAAAGCGACATTCAGCGCCTGTTTCGGGGCACCTTTTATGGCTCTGGAACCATCGGTGTATGCGAACCTGCTGGCTGATAAAATTAAAAACCATAAGGTTAATTGCTGGCTGGTCAATACCGGCTGGATTAATGGCCCTTACGGTACCGGAAAAAGAATCAGTATTCAACATACTCGGGCCATTATTCGCGGGATTCTGAGCGGCGAATTGAAAAAAGCCAAACTCTGGAAAGATGAGATTTTCGGACTGGATCTTCCCAAGTCCTGCAAGGATGTCCCGGCCGAGATACTTAATCCGGCCAACGGCTGGATGAGTAAGGAAAAATATAATCGAGAAGCCGGAAAACTTGCCGAAACCTTTGAAAAGGTCTATCTTGAGTTTAAGAAAGATGATCAAACCGAACAAGTGGCAGGAATTCACTAA
- a CDS encoding 6-phosphofructokinase, producing MAEKMKLGVLTGGGDCPGLNAVIRAVVKTAINDYDMEVVGFLDGYEGLVENRYRTMKSADVSGILTLGGTILGTSNRADPFHYPVLQGDEYIYLDRSSQVLQNFERLGLDALIAIGGDGTMAASEGMRKQGMKIIGVPKTIDNDLLGTDQTFGFDSAVTSAVDAIDKIHTTAQSHHRVMLVEVMGRYAGWLALASGIAGGGDIILIPEIPYQIDAICDKVKTRNRRGKNFSIIVVGEGAKPEGGEMVVKKLVKNSPDQVRLGGISNQLAAQIEGLTTLETRVTILGHLLRGGTPTAFDRILATQFGVEAVHLAHQGKFGNMVALKGNRISHVPIAEVAGKTRKVDFDAPLLKTALSLDTSLGVDDISISKKRAEKESVEV from the coding sequence ATGGCCGAGAAAATGAAGCTGGGGGTTTTGACCGGTGGCGGCGATTGTCCCGGGTTGAACGCTGTTATCCGGGCCGTGGTAAAGACAGCTATTAATGATTATGATATGGAGGTGGTCGGGTTTCTGGATGGTTATGAGGGACTGGTTGAAAACAGATATCGAACCATGAAATCCGCTGATGTCTCGGGGATACTGACCCTCGGAGGGACCATCCTGGGAACTTCCAATCGGGCCGATCCCTTTCATTACCCGGTTCTCCAGGGAGATGAATATATCTACCTGGACCGGTCATCCCAGGTCCTCCAGAATTTCGAGCGTCTCGGGCTGGATGCCCTTATTGCGATTGGCGGTGACGGCACCATGGCGGCCTCGGAAGGTATGCGCAAACAGGGCATGAAAATCATCGGGGTCCCCAAAACAATCGATAATGACCTGCTGGGAACCGACCAGACTTTCGGATTCGATTCGGCCGTCACATCGGCAGTCGATGCCATCGATAAGATTCATACCACCGCCCAGTCTCATCATCGGGTTATGCTGGTGGAAGTCATGGGGCGGTATGCGGGGTGGCTGGCCCTGGCGTCGGGTATTGCCGGAGGCGGAGATATTATTCTCATTCCGGAAATCCCGTATCAAATCGACGCCATCTGCGACAAGGTGAAAACCCGTAACCGGCGGGGTAAGAATTTCAGTATAATTGTTGTCGGTGAGGGCGCCAAGCCGGAGGGCGGGGAGATGGTAGTCAAGAAGTTGGTTAAAAACAGTCCTGATCAGGTTCGCCTGGGGGGTATTTCCAACCAGCTGGCGGCCCAGATCGAGGGATTGACAACTCTGGAAACCAGGGTAACGATTCTGGGACACCTGCTTCGCGGCGGGACGCCAACCGCTTTCGATCGAATTCTGGCGACCCAGTTCGGCGTCGAGGCGGTCCATCTGGCCCACCAGGGGAAATTCGGCAATATGGTGGCTTTGAAAGGCAATCGAATTTCCCATGTACCAATTGCCGAGGTGGCCGGAAAAACCCGCAAAGTCGATTTCGATGCCCCATTGCTGAAAACCGCCCTGTCTCTGGATACTTCTCTTGGGGTGGACGATATCAGCATATCGAAAAAGAGGGCTGAGAAAGAAAGTGTCGAAGTCTGA
- the kbl gene encoding glycine C-acetyltransferase: MAYGPAREIYRQTLDDIKNQGLLKEERYIHSPQAAEIKVEYPSGAKAEDVINMCANNYLGLSSHPEVIKAAHDGLENRGYGVSSVRFICGTQDIHRELEGKISKYLGMEDTILFSSCMDANAGVFEGLLTADDAIIADKLIHASLIDGIRLCKAERLIYEHADMKDLEEKLRATRDKRLRMIVTDGVFSMDGDLAPLDMICGLAELYDAMVLVDDSHATGFIGKTGRGTHEHFGVMGRIDIITTTLGKALGGASGGCVSGPKEVVAMLRQKARTYLFSNSLPPVIAAAASKVMDIISATTERRDKLEELTKYFRQEMTNRGFDIVPGFHPIVPIMLYNAKLSQDMARDLYYEGIYVIGFFYPVVPKGQARIRVQVSAGHDMKHIKKAVEAFAKVGEKYKILGKTKDQIIEMYGL; this comes from the coding sequence ATGGCCTACGGTCCAGCCCGAGAAATCTACCGGCAGACCCTCGATGACATTAAAAACCAGGGGCTGCTTAAAGAAGAACGATATATTCATTCGCCCCAGGCGGCGGAGATAAAGGTCGAGTACCCTTCGGGGGCCAAAGCCGAGGATGTAATCAACATGTGCGCCAATAATTACCTTGGTCTTTCGAGCCATCCGGAAGTAATCAAGGCGGCCCATGACGGGCTTGAAAACCGGGGCTACGGCGTCTCCTCGGTCCGCTTTATCTGCGGCACCCAGGATATTCATCGTGAGCTCGAGGGTAAGATCAGCAAATACCTGGGAATGGAAGACACCATCCTGTTCTCGTCGTGCATGGATGCCAACGCCGGGGTGTTCGAAGGACTTCTGACGGCCGACGACGCCATCATTGCCGACAAGCTGATTCATGCCTCGCTGATCGACGGTATCCGGCTGTGCAAGGCCGAGCGGCTTATTTACGAACATGCCGATATGAAGGACCTCGAAGAAAAATTGCGGGCGACCAGGGATAAACGCCTGCGGATGATTGTTACCGATGGGGTATTTTCCATGGACGGTGATCTGGCCCCGCTGGATATGATCTGCGGGCTGGCCGAGTTGTACGACGCCATGGTACTGGTCGATGACTCTCATGCAACCGGATTTATCGGTAAAACCGGGCGCGGCACTCATGAGCATTTCGGTGTCATGGGCCGGATCGATATCATCACGACCACCCTGGGCAAAGCCCTCGGCGGCGCCTCGGGCGGCTGTGTCAGCGGTCCCAAAGAAGTGGTGGCGATGCTTCGCCAGAAAGCCCGGACCTACCTGTTTTCTAACTCGCTCCCGCCGGTTATTGCGGCCGCGGCCAGCAAGGTGATGGATATTATTTCCGCCACCACCGAGCGGCGCGACAAACTCGAGGAATTGACTAAATATTTCCGCCAAGAGATGACCAACCGGGGATTCGATATCGTTCCGGGATTTCACCCGATTGTCCCGATCATGCTCTACAACGCCAAGCTGTCTCAGGATATGGCCCGTGATCTGTACTACGAGGGGATTTACGTGATTGGATTTTTCTACCCGGTGGTTCCCAAGGGACAGGCGCGAATCCGGGTCCAGGTGTCGGCGGGTCATGATATGAAACATATCAAGAAAGCGGTCGAGGCCTTCGCGAAAGTGGGGGAGAAGTACAAAATCCTGGGTAAGACCAAAGACCAGATTATCGAGATGTACGGTTTGTAA
- a CDS encoding RimK-like ATPgrasp N-terminal domain-containing protein — translation MTPKSIKRLARAKANKYLAYYKPEECFVNLAGSYDYLELPYYVSMDLEREGKKIYPTCKEMLDAYVTPLFLEKAKLASLPVPEYYISNGYFEPPVVLDPINPFMVKSRTVIKPGHHETISRSITRNFTYAVCCQEIPPGGEVKHFRSILGWTVSARFREAAVVLWKVFHIPLAKVRVITQPNGNILFSDISQLPIDKLSGRELDYIEEKVTWEE, via the coding sequence ATGACGCCGAAAAGTATTAAGCGACTTGCCCGGGCCAAAGCCAATAAGTATCTGGCTTACTATAAACCGGAAGAATGTTTTGTCAACCTGGCGGGCAGTTATGATTATCTGGAACTGCCCTACTATGTCTCCATGGACCTGGAGCGGGAGGGCAAAAAGATATACCCGACCTGCAAAGAGATGCTTGACGCCTATGTCACCCCGCTGTTTCTCGAAAAGGCTAAACTGGCCTCGCTTCCGGTACCGGAATATTATATCAGCAACGGTTATTTCGAGCCGCCGGTGGTGCTTGACCCGATCAACCCTTTTATGGTAAAAAGCCGGACAGTGATCAAACCGGGCCATCACGAGACCATTTCCCGTTCGATTACCCGCAATTTTACATACGCCGTCTGCTGTCAGGAAATTCCCCCCGGCGGCGAGGTCAAGCATTTTCGTTCGATTCTGGGCTGGACGGTATCGGCCCGGTTTCGCGAGGCGGCGGTGGTTCTCTGGAAGGTGTTCCATATCCCGCTGGCCAAAGTGCGGGTTATCACCCAACCCAACGGCAATATTCTTTTCAGCGATATCTCCCAGCTTCCCATCGATAAACTGAGCGGTCGGGAGCTGGATTATATCGAGGAGAAGGTGACATGGGAAGAATAG
- a CDS encoding TrbC/VirB2 family protein — protein sequence MSKILLIVLLFGLSMCAMAMIVPPDDADLNNPDWRSNCYNCYNYAVNSAWRDFAQPGSLSDLEGCDKIANGAHDDNLVRVVWNEGDPEPTCPEGWHLVAFAYDSDASCGIKDFHWYRKNGDGTWSQKHGGLPATDRGDDGSRPFDPRNAPARGDYDTFCGYFCVRPEGPTFRQFNPCVNEDEVKITRLMYSGISGPFTLLNTQGEIDELASHLPTMVSVAPPAWWDSVNPVGYGVMAGESVIGLPPQMVVYNGVVAYFADMSDPAIDFYQDDRELEVYLARRFMPVPLLSNWAILVLTIILIGVAMFLMRKRILRKMTAATIIIFTVAVFGGSVLADQKAVTADVNKSICIKKNTQIQITVNFYKIESGTLTLIEPPSPVVVTYTNASDEDLVQPVNVNAPAGANYSTQSQKRLQKGRAVGGLFQLATLADPDLIYLNSWVIENVPEGSPFSCPMFEADVNGDSQIDDKDTLYVGVILSDYTGWADPDCGCDCGEFGALGGFVTELPGYIFSTTPLTIDSGLGFVSDSPFTGDVNVIAIDDYGLAKRVPALTNWGVVSLIVILLLSVLYMYYRRFARESK from the coding sequence ATGAGCAAAATCCTGTTAATTGTTCTTCTATTCGGTCTGTCCATGTGTGCCATGGCCATGATAGTACCGCCTGATGATGCCGACCTGAATAATCCCGACTGGCGTTCCAATTGCTATAACTGCTATAACTACGCCGTAAATTCCGCATGGCGGGATTTTGCCCAGCCGGGAAGCCTATCGGATCTTGAAGGTTGTGACAAAATAGCAAATGGCGCTCACGATGACAATCTGGTTCGCGTTGTCTGGAATGAAGGAGATCCCGAACCGACATGTCCCGAAGGCTGGCATTTGGTGGCGTTTGCCTATGATTCGGATGCCAGTTGCGGTATCAAAGATTTTCACTGGTACCGCAAAAACGGCGATGGGACATGGTCACAAAAGCACGGCGGATTACCTGCCACCGACAGGGGAGACGATGGCTCAAGACCATTTGATCCCAGAAACGCCCCGGCAAGAGGAGATTATGATACATTCTGCGGATATTTTTGTGTACGTCCTGAAGGACCGACCTTCCGTCAGTTCAATCCCTGTGTTAATGAAGATGAAGTTAAAATAACGAGATTGATGTATTCCGGAATTTCGGGACCGTTTACTCTACTGAACACGCAGGGTGAAATCGATGAACTGGCCAGCCATTTGCCGACGATGGTTTCAGTGGCTCCGCCGGCCTGGTGGGATTCGGTTAATCCCGTTGGCTATGGCGTGATGGCCGGCGAATCGGTGATTGGTTTACCACCCCAGATGGTAGTCTATAACGGTGTCGTGGCATATTTCGCGGATATGAGTGATCCGGCAATCGATTTTTATCAGGATGACCGGGAACTCGAAGTCTATCTTGCACGGCGTTTTATGCCGGTTCCATTATTATCCAATTGGGCGATTCTGGTTCTAACAATTATTCTTATAGGTGTTGCTATGTTTTTAATGAGAAAGAGGATATTACGAAAAATGACCGCCGCGACTATTATCATTTTTACGGTTGCGGTTTTCGGAGGTTCCGTTTTAGCGGACCAAAAGGCCGTTACGGCAGATGTAAATAAGTCTATTTGTATCAAGAAAAATACACAAATTCAGATTACAGTCAATTTCTATAAAATTGAGAGTGGCACTTTGACGTTAATTGAGCCTCCTTCACCGGTTGTTGTGACATATACGAATGCCTCGGATGAAGATCTGGTGCAACCTGTAAATGTAAATGCACCGGCAGGGGCGAATTATTCCACCCAGTCACAGAAACGTCTTCAAAAGGGGAGGGCTGTCGGAGGATTATTCCAGCTGGCAACTCTGGCCGATCCGGATTTGATATACCTTAATTCCTGGGTTATCGAAAATGTTCCTGAAGGTTCTCCTTTCAGTTGTCCCATGTTTGAAGCGGATGTAAATGGTGACAGCCAAATTGATGATAAGGATACTCTGTACGTTGGGGTGATCCTTAGCGACTACACGGGTTGGGCTGATCCGGATTGCGGATGTGACTGCGGGGAGTTTGGCGCTTTGGGCGGTTTTGTCACCGAATTACCCGGTTATATTTTCAGCACAACTCCTTTGACGATAGATTCGGGTCTCGGCTTTGTTTCCGACTCGCCTTTTACCGGAGATGTTAATGTTATAGCCATCGATGATTATGGTCTGGCCAAAAGAGTCCCGGCATTGACGAACTGGGGAGTTGTTTCGCTAATAGTAATTCTACTGCTATCGGTTTTGTATATGTATTATCGACGGTTTGCACGGGAATCGAAATAA
- a CDS encoding RimK family alpha-L-glutamate ligase, which yields MGRIGIYVERYTISSSGEMEALMRLGQVSRKLGHRTDYIFRPDMYKIPQFDAIFIRSLTDPLNSAYVASRMAEMNGLRVIDDPDSIMICCDKVNMYQHLIKAGVPMPETRFLDEDDLTLQTGARFLEEMGNPLVLKAPNSSFSMYVEKVGSPREFIKMGTRFFRRSDRIVVQKFTPSEFDWRVGVLGGKPLYVCQYRIPKRRWKILTYTIDGRTIEGTVKSYDLGEVDPRLLETACRAGAAIGRGMYGVDLKQVGGDFVVIEVNDNPTIYSGDEDQKAPHIYEAIIRYLLD from the coding sequence ATGGGAAGAATAGGCATTTATGTGGAACGATATACCATCTCCAGTTCAGGCGAGATGGAAGCGTTGATGCGTCTGGGGCAGGTCTCCCGGAAACTGGGCCACCGGACCGATTATATTTTTCGCCCGGATATGTATAAGATACCTCAGTTCGATGCTATTTTTATCCGTTCGCTGACCGATCCGCTCAATTCAGCCTATGTGGCCTCGCGTATGGCCGAGATGAATGGGCTGAGGGTGATCGATGATCCGGATTCGATTATGATATGTTGCGATAAGGTTAATATGTACCAGCATTTGATTAAGGCCGGGGTGCCGATGCCGGAGACACGGTTTCTTGATGAGGATGATTTGACCCTGCAGACAGGGGCCCGATTCCTCGAGGAAATGGGGAATCCGCTGGTTCTCAAGGCACCTAACAGCAGTTTTTCGATGTATGTCGAGAAGGTCGGCAGTCCCAGGGAGTTTATCAAGATGGGGACGCGGTTTTTCCGGCGGTCTGACCGGATTGTGGTCCAGAAATTCACGCCCTCGGAGTTCGACTGGAGGGTGGGGGTGCTGGGCGGTAAACCGCTTTATGTCTGCCAGTACCGGATTCCCAAACGACGCTGGAAAATCCTGACTTATACCATCGACGGTCGGACGATCGAGGGGACGGTTAAAAGTTATGACCTGGGCGAGGTGGACCCGCGTCTTCTGGAGACCGCCTGCCGGGCCGGGGCGGCTATCGGCAGGGGTATGTACGGGGTTGATCTCAAGCAGGTGGGCGGCGATTTCGTGGTTATCGAGGTGAACGACAACCCGACCATATACTCCGGGGATGAGGACCAGAAGGCGCCCCATATTTATGAAGCGATCATCCGCTATTTGCTGGATTAG